The genomic segment CATTTCTTTCGTCGCCCCAAGAAATGTTTCACGAGGCCACCTGAAGCACTTGTAGTTGGGGGGTCACGGTAAATGTGACCTTTATTCGTAAGTGTTTACTATTATGGATTTCACTGAAAGCAGCCACCAGCCTACGCACAAAGCCACGTTCGGCAAATAATGTTTTGAGTTCTGAAAAATTGCTGCACACGAAAGTGTTTTTAAGGGTCTTACGTTTCGAACAAGGCTGAGTCTTTCcctatataaaaaaagaaatcaaccGAACCAGAGCCTTTCCCtagcattttttctttttcaaataaaatcaaatcacaAAGAAGTATACTTATTATAACAGAAGCATTcgtcaaaggcagtggacactatcggtaattactcaaaataattattagcataaaacctcacttggtaacgagtaatgggcagaggttgatagtataaagcattgtgagaaacggctccctctgaagtgaagtagtttttgagaaagaagtatttttttccacgattttgatttcgagacatcagatttagaatttgaggtctcgatatcaagcatctgcaagcacacaacttcgcctgacaagggtgtttttcttttacagttatctcgcaacttcaacgaccaattgagctcaaatgttcaaaggcttgttattttatgcatatgttaagataaactaagtgagaagactgctctttgacaagtacaaattgtgtccagtgtctttaaagtggaAATATGAGTGAGAACATAGGAAGCGAAAGCAGTCAAAAGAAGTAACGAAAAGGCGGGATAGCGGAGAAGGAgtaacaaacataaaacaaagtAGAGAGGGAAAGAGAGGCAAACGGGGTAGGGTAGTTACAGGGGACTTGTTTAACAAAAGCGGGTTATAAGAGAGCACAGGTGTGGACATGGAGAGAAGTAATTAGCTTGTGAATGAGACAAACGTaaacatcttaaaggcactggactcgtTTTGTAAATACTCATATATTAGCATAGAAACATacggtaacgagcaacggagagctgttgatagaatattACGAAACGTTGTTAGAAACGGCTTCATCTGAAGTAGTCCATGGGCCAGACCAGATATTGGTACCAACTGAGGTGGCAACAAATACATGGTACCAAATGCTTTGAAGGACCACCCTAAGTACATAAACATGTGATAGCATCTCCAAATAAcaaagtgtttgagaaagaggtaatttttcaaaaaaaaaaatcatttaaagacCTCCGCGAAACCTTTTATTAATtctttctgaaagcacagaaatatGTGCGAATCgtgtttttcttcaattattatctcgcaacttcgacgaacaataaTGAGTCCAAAAGTTAACAgagttatgttatgcatgtctTGATACACCACTAAGCCAATCACATCGTTTGACAACGTATACGGATTTAACGTATACGGAATTAGATAACCAGTGTTGTTACCGTTGAGAAAtccaattcattgaaactgttacGTAACCAATCGGGGAAATTAAGTCAAAGAATAGACcataaagtgtagattcgtgaccaCATTGACTCGTCTTCTTCTCGTATattctatccacgaatctacactttctcgttcATTCTTCGTACCTAATGCATATTAGGAAGCAACAATGAAACTCTATATCTGCTTCCTCTGATCGTGAAACCAATACAACCTCCCTGTTGTTACCGTCTTCTTACAGACCCTAcatatttcttgttttaattGTGTATTCTACCGTTGACTGCATAACAATGGCCAGTGTAAAAGCGCCAAAACAATACGCAATCCAGGGCAGGGAATATTTATGTAGGAAGAGAACAATACAGTAACTTAGAGCAATGCCTTTTGACTCGTGCCCACCTTTATTGCAAACCTGTCTACActtattttttcaacaaattgaGAAAGTGTGCGGaatatattacatttttttatgattCAGGGGGATAGAAGCTTCtgatattttttcttaaaggcactggacacctttgtcaaataccagtattcccacttggtaaatcccaatgcataaaataacaaatatgtctgtggaaattttgactcaatttgtcatcaattttgtacgagaataatgaaagaaaatcacccttgtcgcacaaatgtgtgtgctttcagataccaaGCAAAGGCTTCGAGCCTAAAGTCTTAATGTTTGactgagaaactacctctttctcaaaaactacgttactcgaaagggagtcgtttctaacaatgtgttataaataaacagctccccattacttgttaccaagtaagtttttatgctaacaattattttgagtaattacaaaaattgtccagtgcctttaagaggaacAGTACAACTATGTGAGAACAACATTAGAAACTGAAAATgtcactaaaacaaaacaaatatattgtaaCCGGAAAATGACGCTGCGTATTAACGTCATCTCGTTGTTTGGTAACCTCCCCTTTCATACACAGAccatcctttgtcctcaccaTTTTACTCGTCTTGGTTCTTAGCCACTacattgtttgtaaatattattaataacttTAATTGGCTATAACCTTCCCGCCTTTTTCCTGGGTACCATCCCTCAATCCTTTGTTCCTCTTTTGGCTGTAAACAGAATATGTTTATGTTTGAACTTGTTGGTGCCTCTCATGACGTAgttccggtttggatcgaacaCTGCTCAGGTCATCTCAACCACCagatatagacctttcttttgttgatcaacaaaccgccttggttggcatggacggccgaatgttagtaaaacactaaatcataaaaacagatgttttaacaaaattcaacattttctgcgaactttcaattaaataaagtacttctcataattatttgttttgttttaaacaaaatcgacaaatttggttacattattacaaaaaatagcgatcttttcttgatttgcacttatggctttccatagttttccaatctgggttggcaaaaactcgggctgtgacgttgcaaaagaaaggtctatacataTATAATAAAAGACCCTCCACAAGTCGTAGTAAGAAACTTTTCTTTCTCTGTTGACGTATCCCTTCGGGGTGATCCCATTGATTTGCCTGTatcttgtttttaattgtcataaCCATCTCCATTTGATCTTTTCCCACTCCCTACCTGTTCttataaatggatatgttgtTTGCACTTGtgttatgcctctgaagaaggtccggtttgattcgaaagctaaggccatcctACGCTCTCGTTATATAACACGTTGTTACGCAGTTTTTTTAGAGCGTGACGTCATGTTATACAGAGTCATCTTCATGTACTATCTCATTTTGATACCGACCGAAATAACAACAACTATGATACCattagaagaaactataaataaatagtgaacttgcgggtacaactatgcgtaaatctcttagggtgagtgttggctctgaaaagagccggttggatctcgacgtttcgaacggtatactctgctcgtcttcagcaTACTTCTGCTCGCCTACATTCTCCTGAATACGAGCAAAGTATACCGTTCGAAACGTCAACACcaaaacggctcttttcagagccaacactcgccCTATAAGACGCATGGTTGTATACCCGcaattttactatttattaatagttttttcttctttccccaCAAAGCGTCAAACATTACTAACTATGATACCATCGTCGTTTTCTGGAATCCAGATTAATGCCATCTtgatggacacttttggttattactcaacataattgttagcatgaaaacttacttggtaacgagtaatgaagagctgttgataataatataaaacattgcgagaaacggctccctagttttttagaaaaaggttatttctcactcaaataaaaatacttcaggcctgaagccttagCATCTAAAACACACAGAGtgatgcaacaagggtgtttttctgtcattatttgtttgcatcttcgatgacgaATTGatcccaaatgttcacagttttgttattttatgcttatgttggcaAACACCCATAAGCCACTTGCCAAACTAATTTGTGCAGCGCCTGTAAGTGTTACGTCACATACAAAAACATATTGGACCTGTTATGTTATTGCATTTATAACGACGATTTTGATGGGCAAATTAAACTCCATTACTCAAAGCCGATGTACCGTACAGACTTGGCGATTCCTATCTTGCTTTTAACATCCCCATTAATCAGACCTCATAGACCAGAAAAATTACACCATAAGTGCCATAAGTAGACTATAGATCTGATAAGAGGCCCATTAATAAAGTCGGCTTCGTTGAAACGTTTGGTGGGGACATTATTTTGAAGTTGAACTAATTTCTGGCTTGTATCTTTCTAGAAATCAACTGAATTAATAgcttgaaatttcttccttgattaaaacaggatttaCCAAcaggcaatatgcaacaaattgaaatttggttggtaattctgttttttatcaaggaagaaatttcatgctacgcaaattgttgtgcctagcagctctgtgaaattggtccctgctCCTTGGTTTACACTCGAACTTGCACTTGGTTTACCTCTCTTTGATTGTTGATTGTtgattgatgacgtcaatgcttTGGCTCACCAGTGTCATGTCCAACTTTACTGGTAGTACATTTAGATGTTTGAAACAGTTAAATGTGATTAATTGGCTCTCAATCTTTGTCACCGCTTAAGACCTTCCAAAAGGTCAGACTGTTATGAATGTATATGCCtgcctagacttgactcaagtcccagtcccgtgtttttttcgttttttttctaatgcaagtcgccagacacacgaggcctgaaggccactcaaggtgtgggctacacttgttttgttttttccagaggccgttgccaacTACCCCTATGGCTCAAACAGGGTTATCCCTTTCACAGTctatacggatgtaggcttgggtatcatcttTGCTTTtgccagaaaactattgttttgtgatgcagCAATTTCCAAACTGTTCTCCTTTGTCAACCATGCTCAGATTTAGCAAGGGAGCCTCACCAAACTGCTCTTGTGTAAAATTGGCACACGCGCCTGCTATAATAATGGATTGTTTGCTAGTTGGCGCGATATGCTTTCAAGGGACATCTTTAAACGAGAacaggacttgaatcaagtctaataCCTGCATGGAGGTAGGGCCATAGATAGGTTTTGTCAACATTATGCTGATTAATAATTAATAGGCAACACCATAGAGAACGATACGATACAAATCGCGAGTAAAGtttcagtttaaagacactggacacctatggcatttgtcaaagaccagtgttctcacttggtgtatcccaatattatGCATAGTttacgaacctgtgaaaatttggattcaattggtcatcgaagttgcaagagaataattaatgaaaaaacactattgttacacaaatttgtgtgctttcatatggctaaaaaatattaaacgacttcaggcctaaagcttGTTAacatttgggtgagaaattgaCTGTTTATCAAAAATAGAGgggacgtttctcacaatgtgttataaacagctcttttagttattaccaatagtgtccagtgcctttatagacAGACAGAGTGTGTAATCGCTGACACAGAATGGTCACGGTGTTttcataaatttaaatatttacatGTGAGTTTTATTGTATGCAACACAACAAGGTATACCTTGCCCTTGTTATGCATGTCTTATAAGAAACGTACCTGTTTTAACGACGTCTTGCAACACCATCAAAGTATTTGGCCATTAGTCTTCTTACAAATTCATTGTCTAAACCCTCCTGGTGGTAAACATCTTCGTCGAAATTCCTTTTAAGTCTGTGAATAAGACAATTCATTGGATTGTATTAGTTCGTGGTAAGGTTTATCCCaggcaaaatacatgtacatgcaacaacagcagcaacagcagcagcagcagcagcagcagcagcagcagcagcagcagcagcagcagcagcagcagcagcagcagcagcagcagcagcaacagcaacagcaacagcaacagcaatagcaacagcaacagcaacagcaacagcaacagcaacagcaacagcagcagcaacagcagcagcaacagcaacagcaacagcaacagcaacagcaataaCAATAGCATCAACGACAACATCAatgacagcgacagcgacagcgacaacACATTAACCCGATCATTAGGACCACACCCTCCGTGGAGCAACAATCAATTCCAATACAAGTCTAGTTCCTGGACTTACCCGTCTCTTTTACCCACAGATGCCATCCTGTCGTCCAGATAGCTTTGCAATACTCTCTGCCTCTGTCTAGCTTGAGCGTCGTTGTACGTTGCTTGGAAGAAGTCATTGTCCCCTAATCTTTTCTCCCTACAAGAGTTAAACAGAAAGCAAAACTGTTTATTTTCAACGCTTCTTTCAAAATCGGATAGTATTCAATGCCCAAATCGTCAAAAATCTAAAATATTCAACAATctaaatgttttatatttttatctcAATCCTGGTTACAAAATTATCTTGTATCATTCGCTTCTTtaaactgttctgccatctATTCGCTAACTATGAGCTCATTGTATTTCCTCTGATCTATCTTGTGTCGGAGTAGTTGTCATGTTTCATGTTCGTCTGCCTTTTGCTGgcatgtctgtctgtttgtttcgtttctttttctgtgtctggctgttttttttacaagcttctgCTTATCAAAACACCCCACTTCtgtatttattacatttatccTGCTTACTGCTACTTAATGTTATCTTTACTTTACCCCGTAATCCGTATGAAATGTAATTGTCGATGTTTATCatggaagtatggaaataatgTGTATTAattggaattgaattgaattgaaaatttaatgttgtgtttttatgtgCACAATTAAagttaaaattgtttgaatcAGAAGAGTCGATAAGAACTTCACTGTAgacccagccgtcgatttcaccaaactcttcctataactttaggattaatcttaggacttaggacgagtcccaaccctgcactgtagcatgcagaccttaagattattCCTAAAacaggaagagttactcgtcctaactggagattAGACGAgtccctaactctttgtgaaatcgacggctgaggtgttaaaatttacaccatTGGTGCTGTCATACAGATACCAAACtgagaaacaaaattaacatcagggtgttaacactaacaccaatttaattgtttttaaaagcacaagacactattggtaatcactgttagcataaaaacttacttgttaacgatcagtGGAGAGCTATTAATAAAACATtacgagaaacggctcctctgaagtaacgtaattttcgagaaggaagtgattttccactcaaatatttgaatttgatttcgagatcttagaatttgatttcgagatctcagaattagattttgatgtctcgaaatcaagcattataagggcacacaacttcgagtgacaagggtgtttttttcttccatctcgcaacttcgacgaccaattgaactcaaattttcacaggtttgtcattttgagcatctgttgaaataaaccaagtgagaagacttatctttgacaattaccaaaggtgtccatgtgtGTTTAAAAACGAATGTGTGTTATTTGGTGTCAATGTTACTTTCCAGTTTTTGAAGTGTATTATAATATAACCAACCCGAATTCATTGGTTAATGATTCCACGATGATTGCTACGATTATCCGTAGACACCGCAGGGAATTGAAGTTTAATTAAGTCGTCGCCTTTACCTCAAAGTATAAGCTTAAAAATCCAATTTGACCGCATATTGAGATCTCAGCACCCATAAGTCCACTTCGCAGTTGTAGTCGGGAATATAGATCGACTattatgctaaaaataattacaaaccGTCACTAATAACTTCCATTATACAGTCGTCattagaatttttttatttcagtatGTAAAACAGAAACCGGGAAAGGTCTTCGgattttgttcttcttgtgAGATGTTCTGAAACGCCTCATGATAATCATTGTATGGATaattatcagggcccaatttaatagagctgcttagcacacaaatttgcttagcatgaaatttcttccttgataaaaacacgattaccaaccaactttcaacgtgattttcaggacgaGCAAACAACAGATGGATACAGTAACAAGgaacatgcaacaaattgaaatttggttgttaatgctttttttttttttttttaccaaagtagacatttcatgcttagcaaatatttgtgcttagcagctctatgaaattgggcccttatgtATAGAGCTAGACTGCTATGGGTTTGTACCGAGTATGCACGGAAGactgttttatgcatatttcaTTTGAGATTATAAGGGGCCACATTAAAGGtattggacacgtttggtaattgtcaaagaaatgTTTGACTCAATTGtacattgaagttgcaagagaatacagaaataaaaataaacccttGTTGTACATTAAtgtgcgtgctttcagatgcataataaaaggcttaaggcctcaaattttgtaattatttcaaatatttgaatgagacatttatatttctcaaaaattacgttacttcagagggagccgtttctcacaatgttttatactatcaacagctctccattactcgttatcaagtaagttttgacgctaaaattattttgagtaaataccaaagtgtccactgcatttattttttagtggTGAGGTAAGGTCGAAGCGTAGctgtatgtacatgtttatTGATTAATGTTCTTTTGTGGGCATTTGCGAACCATCCCGGTCCAAGGTTTCATTGTGTTAAAAATGTAACTCTTTGAgtacaagaaatgttttattcatttgttgttttcaattttgttattcgAAAAAGGGATTGTATGGGATTGGGGTAGAGGTGATAGTGAAAGAGACAGTGTTCGTATGATGTATTATCAAACACATGTATATGATTTATAGCATTgcatgcatggtgaggtattatactagttggtttgcggtaacaccataatatgtgtatctacttgccaggtagagtttgctattcgaaaactgtcttgctatctactatcgcggagtagatttatcgggtTTTTTTTCGTGAGACTTACTTCAGAGGCacatgaaaaaaaggaaaaaaaagaggaaaatgcGGGCTTAACATAGTGTTGTATTAGTCAGGAGAATACAACGCAAAAGCATGCacattgtatttttaaataaatttatattcatacattatttggtttgcggtaacacccaTACCTTCCAATACTATCCAAATCTATACAGGATGATTTAAAAATCAAAGGTTTATAGTTAACAAGgtgagcggcatttttgagtatGGTATCCTGACAATATCTATATGGAACTActgcagaacctgactatttttgaGTGTAGGTCGTCCTGCTAGGTTCTCTGTGTTGTTTTAAATGTGATTTTTCAGGAACAAGGACTACAAATTTGCCTTGGTTTCTATCATTTTCGGAATCAGCACCCCGAATCTAGGTAAATTAGGTATACGTTGCCAACTGTAACTAAAAAATGCCGCTctgatttcaattttgtttttatctagTCTCAATTCCcatgtcattgttttattgtaatagggtgtgttcgattagcttccctgggtcgaccccgcggtgctcattcgagTGAAGCCCCTggcaagagctaatcgaacgatcactcaccctctcgtggtgacgtcatgcacctggggtcagtcccaagtgacccacttcacaagcagggcacttgggctgacccgggtgagcccctggaatgacgtcaaagctattcgaacgcactcGGAAGCTAATCATGAAACGCACCCATTGTTATCAACTGACTTGG from the Asterias rubens chromosome 22, eAstRub1.3, whole genome shotgun sequence genome contains:
- the LOC117305089 gene encoding uncharacterized protein LOC117305089, whose translation is MTQLTLLAVCGSVLLLVGLTHCTDEQREKRLGDNDFFQATYNDAQARQRQRVLQSYLDDRMASVGKRDGLKRNFDEDVYHQEGLDNEFVRRLMAKYFDGVARRR